Proteins encoded together in one Terriglobia bacterium window:
- a CDS encoding MBL fold metallo-hydrolase has protein sequence MDRSAGISRRRFLAATSCFGAAYAVARLIPLPALAQTVAQDSRVAAAPLADKGFASVRRIGNGVYANVADTSKGLQSMCNAGFLVGRDAAFLIEGFCTPTGAMFQMDTLRMVSPVPVRAALDTHYHFDHSMGNAVYGAHEISLWGHAKVASRMMESYGSLQGTDRAAFVADFEKRVRDARTDTERQHAESDLGAAGLIFDTANSTVLALPNHPLDPAKLPLTVDLGGLSAVLESYPGHSGTDLIVRVPEQNIVFTGDLLFNAFYPVTFDASISAWRKTLAHFASLGKDTLFVPGHGQICGQEGVSLFASTFDDLAEYAEKTYKAGVPAAESIARYTVPEKFKNLIVFAWSLTVGSTITKLYEEWSGR, from the coding sequence ATGGATCGTTCTGCAGGCATTTCCCGCCGCCGCTTTCTTGCCGCCACGTCGTGTTTCGGGGCGGCTTACGCTGTCGCCCGACTGATCCCGTTGCCCGCGCTTGCGCAAACTGTCGCGCAAGATTCCCGCGTTGCGGCGGCGCCGCTGGCTGACAAAGGTTTTGCTTCGGTCCGCAGGATCGGCAACGGCGTGTACGCCAACGTCGCCGATACTTCGAAAGGGCTGCAGAGCATGTGTAACGCCGGGTTCCTCGTCGGACGCGACGCCGCCTTCCTGATCGAGGGATTTTGCACGCCCACCGGCGCCATGTTCCAGATGGACACCCTGCGCATGGTCAGCCCGGTCCCGGTGCGCGCCGCACTCGACACCCACTACCACTTCGATCACTCGATGGGGAACGCGGTTTACGGCGCTCACGAGATTTCCCTGTGGGGCCACGCGAAAGTCGCGTCGCGCATGATGGAAAGCTACGGCTCTTTGCAGGGGACCGATCGCGCTGCGTTCGTGGCCGACTTCGAGAAGCGTGTGCGCGACGCCCGCACCGACACCGAGCGCCAGCACGCGGAATCCGACCTGGGCGCCGCGGGCCTGATCTTCGACACCGCCAACTCGACTGTACTGGCTCTGCCCAACCATCCGCTTGATCCGGCGAAGCTGCCCCTGACGGTCGATCTTGGCGGCCTCTCCGCCGTGCTGGAGAGCTATCCCGGCCATTCCGGGACCGACCTCATCGTGCGCGTCCCCGAGCAGAACATCGTTTTCACCGGCGACCTGCTGTTCAACGCCTTCTACCCCGTCACCTTCGACGCCTCGATCTCCGCCTGGCGCAAGACGCTGGCGCACTTCGCCTCCCTCGGCAAGGACACGCTCTTCGTCCCCGGCCATGGACAGATCTGCGGCCAGGAAGGCGTCTCGCTTTTTGCCTCGACCTTCGACGACCTCGCCGAATATGCCGAGAAGACTTACAAGGCCGGCGTGCCCGCCGCCGAGAGCATCGCGCGCTACACGGTCCCCGAGAAGTTCAAGAACCTGATCGTGTTCGCCTGGAGTTTGACCGTCGGCTCGACCATCACCAAACTCTACGAGGAGTGGAGCGGCAGGTAG
- a CDS encoding dihydroorotase → MTAVRKNGSILLKGGRVIDPAQNIDAEMDVLLRDAFVAELAPKGKTRGSAEETFDARGLIVAPGFIDLHVHLREPGQSHKETIATGTRAAAAGGFTSVCCMPNTAPVNDSARITSWILDPARGAVVNVFPVAAATLGSEGKLLSDYAALQKAGAVAVTDDGKPILDDTNMRDALRLAGALGMPVVQHAEDTRFTFHCSMHDGPTAFRLGLRGMSADAEANIVDRDVNFAKNTNGHLHVAHISTAAALKAIRRGKKGRARVTCEVTPHHFTLVDEHVGDYNTNCKMNPPLRSAADREAVLAALDDGSIDAIASDHAPHAAHEKNVEFDRAPFGITGLETALALAITKLHRERRMALARIVQLLATNPARIYNLRGRGSLVKGSYADVTIFDPAKRWTFEASKSLSKSRNTPFDGWQLVGKVVATIVSGHFVHRNG, encoded by the coding sequence ATGACCGCGGTGCGTAAGAACGGCTCGATCCTTCTGAAGGGCGGGCGCGTCATCGACCCGGCGCAGAACATCGACGCCGAGATGGACGTTCTGTTGCGCGACGCCTTCGTTGCCGAACTTGCCCCCAAGGGCAAGACCCGCGGCTCGGCGGAGGAGACCTTCGACGCGCGCGGACTCATCGTCGCGCCCGGCTTCATCGATCTGCACGTCCACCTGCGCGAGCCCGGCCAGTCGCACAAGGAGACCATCGCCACCGGCACGCGCGCCGCTGCCGCCGGCGGGTTCACCTCCGTCTGCTGCATGCCCAACACCGCGCCGGTGAACGATTCCGCCAGGATCACCTCGTGGATACTCGATCCCGCGCGCGGCGCCGTGGTGAACGTCTTCCCGGTCGCCGCGGCGACGCTGGGCAGCGAGGGCAAACTGCTGAGCGATTACGCCGCGCTCCAGAAGGCCGGCGCTGTTGCCGTCACCGACGATGGGAAACCCATCCTGGACGATACCAACATGCGCGACGCCCTGCGCCTGGCGGGCGCGCTGGGCATGCCCGTCGTGCAGCACGCCGAAGACACGCGCTTCACCTTTCATTGCTCGATGCACGACGGGCCGACCGCGTTCCGCCTCGGGCTGCGCGGCATGAGCGCCGACGCCGAGGCCAACATCGTCGATCGTGACGTCAACTTCGCGAAGAACACGAACGGACACCTGCACGTGGCCCACATCTCGACCGCGGCGGCCTTGAAAGCCATCCGGCGCGGCAAGAAAGGCCGCGCCCGCGTCACCTGCGAGGTCACCCCGCACCATTTCACCCTGGTGGACGAACACGTCGGAGATTACAACACGAACTGCAAGATGAACCCGCCGCTGCGCTCGGCCGCCGACCGCGAGGCCGTGCTGGCCGCGCTTGACGATGGCTCCATCGATGCCATCGCGAGCGATCACGCGCCCCACGCCGCGCACGAGAAGAACGTGGAGTTCGACCGCGCGCCCTTCGGCATCACCGGCTTGGAGACCGCGCTGGCGCTGGCCATCACCAAGCTGCACCGCGAGCGCAGGATGGCGCTGGCGCGCATCGTGCAGCTGCTGGCGACGAATCCGGCGCGCATCTACAACCTTCGCGGGCGCGGATCGCTGGTGAAAGGCTCCTACGCCGACGTCACCATCTTCGATCCCGCCAAGCGCTGGACCTTTGAAGCCTCGAAGTCGCTGTCCAAATCGCGGAACACGCCCTTCGACGGCTGGCAGCTCGTGGGCAAGGTCGTGGCCACCATCGTCAGTGGCCACTTCGTCCACCGCAACGGCTAA
- a CDS encoding aspartate carbamoyltransferase catalytic subunit, which yields MAKRPQSLLGIEHLQPDEITSLLRLARRMQAGRPRPLLRNKRIALLFYESSTRTRTSFEYAAKALGAQTALISSASSSIEKGESLVDTGYTLQALGASLIILRHSSAGAPSTLARFLDIPVVNAGDGMHEHPSQALLDAFTILRHKKTLRGLKVAIVGDIYHSRVARSNVFLLTKLGAQVTLCGPPELLPEIATTLARGVHITRHLDEAIRGADVVMMLRIQKERLVHRHMNLEDYAAAYQLTSERLKIAKRDAIVMHPGPLVRGLELTDEVADGPQSVIREQVANGVPVRMAILATTAGVA from the coding sequence ATGGCGAAACGCCCGCAATCCCTATTGGGCATCGAACACCTGCAGCCGGACGAGATCACGTCCCTCCTCCGGCTGGCCAGGCGCATGCAGGCGGGACGTCCACGTCCCCTGCTGCGCAACAAGCGGATCGCGCTGCTCTTTTATGAATCGTCCACCCGCACGCGTACCTCATTTGAATATGCTGCCAAGGCTCTGGGCGCGCAGACGGCCCTTATCAGCTCCGCCTCTTCCAGCATCGAAAAGGGCGAATCGCTGGTGGATACCGGCTACACCCTTCAGGCTCTCGGTGCCAGCCTGATCATCTTGCGGCATTCGTCTGCGGGTGCGCCCAGCACCCTCGCGCGTTTTCTCGACATCCCCGTGGTCAACGCCGGTGACGGCATGCACGAGCACCCTTCCCAGGCTCTCCTCGACGCCTTCACCATCCTGCGCCACAAGAAGACCCTGCGCGGGCTGAAGGTCGCCATCGTGGGCGATATCTACCACTCGCGCGTGGCCCGCTCCAACGTCTTCCTGCTGACCAAGCTTGGAGCGCAGGTCACGCTCTGCGGCCCCCCCGAGTTGCTGCCCGAGATCGCCACCACGCTGGCCAGGGGCGTGCACATCACCCGCCACTTGGACGAGGCCATCCGCGGCGCCGACGTGGTCATGATGCTGCGCATCCAGAAAGAGCGCCTGGTGCACCGCCACATGAACCTCGAGGACTACGCCGCCGCCTACCAGCTCACCAGCGAGCGCCTCAAGATCGCCAAGCGCGACGCCATCGTCATGCATCCCGGCCCCCTCGTCCGCGGCCTGGAGCTGACCGACGAGGTCGCGGACGGGCCGCAGTCGGTCATCCGCGAGCAGGTCGCCAACGGCGTCCCGGTCCGCATGGCCATCCTGGCCACCACCGCGGGGGTGGCATGA
- the pyrR gene encoding bifunctional pyr operon transcriptional regulator/uracil phosphoribosyltransferase PyrR, with amino-acid sequence MSASEIERTLVRLAHEIIEKSNGVEDVALIGIRRRGVPLAQRLAALIAKIEKKAVSIGTLDIALYRDDLSTVGPKPVVQKSAIGCPIVDKKVILVDDVLYTGRTTRAALDALMDHGRPRRVQLCVLVDRGHRELPIEASFVGRSFQTTRDQSIEVRLKETDQTEQVMLVERNV; translated from the coding sequence ATGTCGGCTTCCGAGATCGAGCGCACCCTCGTCCGCCTCGCCCACGAGATCATCGAGAAGAGCAACGGCGTGGAGGACGTGGCGCTCATCGGGATCCGCCGCCGTGGTGTTCCCCTGGCGCAGCGCCTCGCCGCCCTGATCGCCAAAATCGAGAAGAAGGCCGTCTCCATCGGCACCCTCGACATCGCCCTCTACCGCGACGATCTTTCCACCGTGGGGCCCAAGCCGGTGGTGCAGAAGAGCGCCATCGGGTGCCCCATCGTCGACAAGAAGGTGATTCTGGTGGACGACGTCCTTTACACGGGGCGCACGACCCGCGCCGCTCTCGATGCGCTCATGGATCACGGCCGCCCGCGCCGCGTGCAGCTCTGCGTCCTGGTGGATCGCGGTCACCGCGAGCTGCCCATCGAAGCCTCTTTCGTCGGCCGCAGCTTCCAGACCACGCGCGACCAGAGCATCGAAGTCAGGCTCAAAGAGACCGATCAGACGGAACAGGTCATGCTGGTCGAGAGGAACGTCTAG
- a CDS encoding zinc-ribbon domain-containing protein, which translates to MEHPCHRCGAQVTEGALFCSQCGAPQIRVSVPVSHSATAPMPPGTPDEIQPPAQPVSYAASLPAGIDWRAARASIVVAGTLAGFAAIVAPLGGIGALLWTFIATFVVVRIYSRRPAVRLNWAQGARLGAATGLASFVTWAALFVIAIVGLRQGPQLREFVLKSMQEAATRYPTPQSAQVIEFISSPAGFALFVTLTVVLFLVFSVACGLLGGAVAGAVFSKEPR; encoded by the coding sequence GTGGAACATCCCTGTCATCGTTGCGGCGCGCAGGTCACCGAAGGCGCGCTTTTCTGCTCCCAGTGCGGCGCTCCGCAGATACGCGTCAGCGTCCCGGTATCCCACTCCGCCACCGCCCCCATGCCTCCGGGAACTCCGGACGAGATCCAACCCCCGGCTCAGCCCGTGTCATACGCTGCTTCGCTCCCAGCGGGGATCGATTGGCGGGCGGCTCGCGCCAGCATCGTCGTGGCCGGCACCCTCGCCGGATTCGCCGCCATTGTCGCGCCGCTGGGCGGCATCGGTGCCCTGCTCTGGACATTCATCGCGACCTTCGTGGTCGTACGCATCTACTCGCGCCGGCCGGCGGTGCGCCTGAACTGGGCGCAAGGCGCCCGTCTTGGGGCTGCCACCGGGCTGGCAAGCTTCGTCACCTGGGCGGCGCTGTTTGTCATCGCCATCGTGGGCTTGAGACAAGGCCCGCAGCTCCGTGAGTTCGTACTCAAGTCCATGCAGGAAGCCGCCACCCGCTACCCCACCCCGCAGTCGGCGCAGGTCATCGAGTTCATCAGTTCGCCCGCCGGATTCGCCCTTTTTGTCACCCTCACGGTGGTCCTTTTCCTCGTCTTTTCTGTAGCTTGCGGCCTCCTCGGAGGAGCCGTGGCTGGGGCCGTATTCAGCAAGGAACCCCGCTAG
- a CDS encoding glycoside hydrolase family 3 C-terminal domain-containing protein: MLFRLTAVLLLLVSFCAAEDKSQKPGPVQLTQDGNRWAEKTLKKLSLEEKVGQLFMIRVLTQFFNVTNPDYIRFRDQIRRYHLGGVLLTIPSDGPVVYKSQPYEAAMFTNQLQADSELPLIVAADFERGLSMRFYGTTVFPHAMAFAATGKPAYVRGLARIIAQEARAIGVHWNLFPVADVNSVPANPIINTRAFGEDPGQVSDFVAAYIDASREFGILSTAKHFPGHGDVNTDTHLGVSQVDADREHLDRIELPPFRTAIEAGVDSVMTAHVTVPALDPEPNRVATLSRPIVTGLLKEQLGFQGLVVTDAMDMGAITRSFPGPRSGHAAVEALKAGNDMVLLPADLDAGYHAVLAAVRSGEISESQIDASVLKILRAKASVGLYQDRLVDLNVLATAVARHENVVFGQQVADEAVTLVRDNGQILPLKKSGTRQAVSAYQQGEEAGSRVLAVVISDDTRNQSDSRFEPELKARAPDARVVYVDPGTAAGMTSSILEWAQQARTVIVGVVSFPTAGKMIRVQGKLTNSVSMSDATAALLQQLLDRAAQKTVVVSLGSPYVASHLTGVENYLCTFSSSTVSEAAAVKALFGEIPIHGRLPVTIPSIAARGAGLDRPALVGLNGGLRHHENRY; this comes from the coding sequence AAAGCTCTCCCTCGAAGAGAAGGTCGGCCAGTTGTTCATGATCCGGGTGCTCACCCAGTTCTTCAACGTGACCAATCCGGACTACATCCGCTTCCGCGACCAGATCCGCCGCTACCACCTGGGCGGCGTGTTGCTGACCATCCCCTCCGACGGCCCGGTCGTTTACAAGAGCCAGCCGTACGAAGCGGCGATGTTCACCAACCAACTCCAGGCCGACTCCGAGCTGCCGCTGATCGTCGCCGCCGATTTCGAGCGCGGCCTTTCCATGCGCTTCTACGGCACCACCGTCTTTCCGCACGCTATGGCCTTTGCCGCCACCGGCAAGCCGGCGTACGTGCGCGGTCTGGCCCGCATCATCGCCCAGGAGGCGCGCGCCATCGGGGTGCATTGGAACTTGTTCCCCGTCGCCGACGTGAACTCCGTGCCCGCGAATCCCATCATCAATACCCGCGCCTTTGGCGAGGACCCAGGACAGGTCAGTGATTTCGTCGCCGCTTACATCGACGCCTCGCGCGAGTTCGGAATCCTGAGCACGGCCAAGCATTTTCCCGGGCACGGCGACGTGAACACCGACACTCATCTCGGCGTCTCCCAGGTCGACGCCGACCGCGAGCATCTCGACCGCATCGAACTCCCGCCCTTCCGCACCGCGATCGAGGCGGGCGTGGACTCCGTCATGACCGCCCATGTCACCGTGCCCGCACTCGATCCCGAGCCCAATCGCGTGGCCACCCTGTCCCGGCCGATCGTGACTGGCCTGCTCAAGGAACAGCTTGGCTTCCAGGGACTTGTCGTCACCGATGCCATGGACATGGGCGCCATCACGCGTTCCTTCCCCGGCCCGCGGTCCGGCCACGCCGCGGTCGAGGCCCTGAAGGCCGGCAACGACATGGTGCTGCTCCCCGCCGATCTCGATGCCGGCTACCACGCCGTGCTCGCTGCCGTTCGCAGCGGCGAAATCTCCGAATCGCAGATCGACGCCTCGGTCCTCAAGATCCTGCGCGCAAAAGCCTCGGTCGGCTTGTACCAGGACCGCCTGGTCGACCTCAACGTCCTGGCGACCGCAGTCGCCCGCCACGAGAACGTTGTCTTCGGGCAGCAGGTGGCCGACGAGGCGGTCACTCTGGTCCGCGACAACGGCCAGATCCTCCCCCTCAAGAAAAGCGGAACCCGGCAGGCCGTCTCCGCGTACCAACAAGGGGAGGAGGCGGGGAGCCGTGTACTTGCCGTGGTCATTTCCGACGACACGCGCAATCAGAGTGACAGCCGCTTCGAGCCGGAATTGAAGGCCCGCGCGCCCGACGCCCGCGTGGTTTATGTGGATCCGGGCACTGCGGCCGGCATGACTTCCTCCATCCTCGAATGGGCCCAGCAGGCACGGACGGTGATTGTCGGCGTCGTTTCCTTTCCGACGGCGGGAAAGATGATCAGGGTGCAGGGTAAACTGACCAACTCGGTCTCCATGAGCGACGCCACCGCGGCGCTGCTTCAGCAGTTGCTCGACCGCGCCGCGCAGAAGACCGTCGTGGTCTCCCTCGGCAGCCCCTACGTGGCTTCGCATCTCACCGGGGTCGAGAACTACCTCTGCACCTTCTCCAGTTCGACGGTTTCGGAGGCCGCGGCGGTCAAGGCGCTTTTCGGCGAGATCCCTATCCACGGCCGTCTTCCCGTCACCATCCCCAGTATCGCCGCGCGTGGCGCCGGCCTCGACCGCCCCGCGCTCGTCGGCCTGAATGGAGGGTTGCGTCATCATGAAAACCGTTACTAA